A genomic region of Tsukamurella pulmonis contains the following coding sequences:
- a CDS encoding DEDD exonuclease domain-containing protein translates to MQLSLDDCESGVVDPPLREVTFVVVDLETTGGSPRGGDAITEIGAVKVRGGEVLGEFATLVDPGCGISPHITHLTGITTAMVTGAPRIDSVLPSFLEFAHGAVLVAHNARFDLGFLKAAAAATGTPWPKPASLCTVQLARRVLTRDEAPSVKLSELARLFRTETTPNHRALDDARATVEVLHGLIGRVGNLGIHTLGELRGHLPSVTPQQRAKRHLADPLPERPGVYLFRGPGNEVLYVGTSGNLRRRVRSYFTSGETRGRIKEMVGLAERVDHVECAHALEAAARELRLIAAHTPPYNRRSKYPKRGWWICLTAEAFPRLAVKRSAPAGAACIGPVRSRTDAADLAELLAEACGLRTCTTRLRAGALHACALGPDGARPLGGCQAAVATPEPAALYRPRADLAAAALTGRSSDVFDALEERLAVLAEKEFFESAARLRDRTARLVEAVARAHALAGFADVPELSIAHPDGSGGWELSIVRHGRLAAAGVAPRGVPPMPVFERLRAGAESVYEAGGDPLAAPDVPDALFPADVLHGASPEEALLLRRWALRPGTRIVDVQGAWGEPLHGAGRWIEWAARASEAGRDARAAAAHPRGAARQYSEEATHAA, encoded by the coding sequence ATGCAGCTGAGCCTGGACGACTGCGAGTCGGGCGTCGTCGACCCGCCCCTGCGGGAGGTGACCTTCGTCGTGGTCGATCTGGAGACCACCGGCGGATCACCCCGCGGCGGCGATGCGATCACCGAGATCGGCGCGGTCAAGGTGCGCGGCGGCGAGGTCCTGGGAGAGTTCGCCACACTGGTCGATCCGGGCTGCGGGATCTCCCCGCACATCACCCACCTCACCGGGATCACCACCGCGATGGTCACCGGCGCGCCCCGGATCGATTCCGTCCTCCCGTCCTTCCTCGAGTTCGCGCACGGCGCCGTCCTGGTTGCCCACAACGCCCGGTTCGACCTCGGCTTCCTCAAAGCCGCCGCGGCCGCCACCGGCACCCCCTGGCCGAAGCCCGCCTCCCTGTGCACCGTGCAGCTGGCCCGGCGCGTGCTGACGCGGGACGAGGCGCCGTCGGTCAAGCTCAGCGAACTCGCCCGCCTGTTCCGCACCGAGACCACGCCGAACCACCGCGCGCTCGACGACGCGCGGGCCACCGTCGAGGTGCTGCACGGGCTGATCGGACGGGTGGGCAACCTCGGCATCCACACGCTCGGGGAGCTGCGCGGGCACCTCCCGTCCGTCACGCCGCAACAGCGCGCCAAGCGCCACCTCGCCGACCCGCTACCGGAGCGCCCCGGCGTGTACCTGTTCCGCGGTCCGGGGAACGAGGTGCTCTACGTGGGCACGTCGGGCAATCTGCGGCGCCGGGTGCGCAGCTACTTCACCTCCGGGGAGACGCGCGGCCGGATCAAGGAGATGGTGGGCCTCGCGGAGCGGGTGGATCACGTGGAGTGCGCGCACGCGCTCGAGGCGGCGGCGCGGGAGCTGCGGCTGATCGCCGCGCACACTCCCCCGTACAACCGGCGGTCGAAGTACCCCAAACGCGGGTGGTGGATCTGCCTCACCGCGGAGGCCTTCCCCCGCCTCGCCGTGAAGCGCTCCGCGCCGGCGGGCGCCGCGTGCATCGGCCCCGTCCGTTCGCGCACGGACGCCGCCGACCTGGCTGAGCTGCTCGCCGAGGCCTGCGGCCTGCGCACCTGCACCACCCGGCTGCGGGCCGGGGCACTCCACGCGTGCGCACTGGGGCCCGACGGTGCGCGCCCCCTCGGCGGGTGCCAGGCCGCCGTCGCGACCCCCGAACCCGCGGCGCTCTACCGCCCGCGGGCGGACCTCGCGGCGGCCGCGCTCACCGGCCGCTCGTCCGATGTCTTCGACGCGCTGGAGGAACGCCTGGCGGTGCTCGCCGAGAAGGAGTTCTTCGAGTCGGCGGCGCGGCTGCGCGACCGCACCGCCCGGCTGGTGGAAGCGGTGGCGCGCGCCCACGCCCTCGCCGGCTTCGCGGACGTGCCGGAGCTGTCGATCGCGCACCCGGACGGCAGCGGCGGCTGGGAGCTGTCGATCGTCCGCCACGGCCGACTCGCGGCGGCCGGCGTCGCGCCGCGCGGGGTGCCACCGATGCCGGTGTTCGAGCGGCTGCGCGCCGGAGCGGAATCGGTGTACGAAGCGGGCGGCGATCCCCTGGCCGCGCCGGACGTGCCGGACGCCCTCTTCCCCGCGGACGTCCTGCACGGCGCCAGCCCCGAGGAGGCGTTGCTCCTGCGCCGCTGGGCGCTGCGGCCCGGGACCCGCATCGTCGATGTCCAGGGTGCCTGGGGCGAACCGCTCCACGGCGCGGGCCGGTGGATCGAGTGGGCGGCCCGGGCGTCGGAGGCGGGCCGTGACGCCCGTGCGGCGGCGGCGCATCCGCGCGGTGCCGCCAGGCAATACAGTGAGGAGGCCACGCATGCCGCGTGA
- a CDS encoding Lrp/AsnC family transcriptional regulator, with product MITAIVLINADVHRIPETAQAVANIDGVTEVYSCAGDIDLVAKVRVREHDQIAEVVTEKINRIDGVASTSTHIAFREYASADVDAGFDIGN from the coding sequence GTGATCACCGCGATCGTCCTCATCAACGCCGACGTGCACCGCATCCCCGAGACCGCGCAGGCCGTCGCGAACATCGATGGCGTGACCGAGGTGTACTCCTGCGCCGGCGACATCGACCTCGTCGCCAAGGTGCGGGTGCGCGAGCACGATCAGATCGCCGAGGTCGTCACGGAGAAGATCAACCGGATCGACGGCGTCGCGAGCACCTCCACCCACATCGCCTTCCGCGAGTACGCCTCGGCGGACGTCGACGCCGGTTTCGACATCGGGAACTGA
- a CDS encoding cytochrome c oxidase subunit 4: MKVEAKLFEFLTAFFFLAGILYTVVTAIWGPGYGYGAVEWVGVTGMFLTGGLTLIIGTYFRFVSNRVDTRPEDYEDAEVSDGAGELGFFSPHSWWPILLSASVAIVGISVALQLYWLWFFGGLLVVGAAWGLVFEYHKGPEKH; the protein is encoded by the coding sequence ATGAAGGTCGAAGCGAAACTCTTCGAGTTCCTCACCGCGTTCTTCTTCCTCGCCGGCATCCTCTACACCGTCGTCACCGCGATCTGGGGCCCGGGCTACGGCTACGGCGCCGTCGAGTGGGTCGGCGTGACCGGCATGTTCCTCACCGGTGGCCTGACGCTGATCATCGGCACGTACTTCCGGTTCGTGTCCAACCGCGTCGACACCCGCCCCGAGGACTACGAGGACGCCGAGGTGTCCGACGGTGCCGGCGAGCTGGGCTTCTTCAGCCCGCACTCCTGGTGGCCGATCCTGCTCTCGGCCTCGGTCGCCATCGTCGGCATCTCCGTCGCCCTGCAGCTGTACTGGCTGTGGTTCTTCGGCGGCCTGCTGGTCGTGGGCGCCGCGTGGGGCCTCGTCTTCGAGTACCACAAGGGACCCGAGAAGCACTAG
- a CDS encoding nitroreductase family protein, with product MSACAIPVVPEVHPAVLRRHSPMLFDSGATISDAAVDTILDAGRLAPSAGNSQPWAFVVGRRGDAVHTRIVRHLAGSSARWAPGASMIVVNLARVLLDDSDAIYSDFAHYDLGQAVAHMTLQALSIGVDAHQFRAFDQDAVAAEFDVPREWEVTTMTAFGVAAHSPGAVVGVSRERRERDEVTWARA from the coding sequence ATGAGCGCGTGTGCGATCCCCGTCGTCCCCGAGGTGCATCCCGCCGTCCTGCGGAGGCACAGCCCGATGCTCTTCGACTCCGGCGCGACGATCAGCGACGCGGCCGTCGACACCATCCTGGACGCCGGACGGCTGGCACCTTCCGCGGGCAACTCGCAGCCCTGGGCGTTCGTCGTCGGACGCCGCGGTGATGCGGTGCACACCCGGATCGTCCGGCATCTGGCGGGCAGCTCCGCCCGATGGGCGCCGGGCGCCTCGATGATCGTCGTGAACCTCGCCCGTGTCCTCCTGGATGACTCGGACGCGATCTACTCGGACTTCGCGCACTACGACCTGGGGCAGGCAGTCGCGCACATGACCCTGCAGGCACTGTCGATCGGCGTCGACGCGCACCAGTTCCGCGCCTTCGACCAGGATGCGGTGGCCGCGGAGTTCGACGTCCCGCGGGAGTGGGAGGTCACGACAATGACCGCGTTCGGGGTGGCCGCCCACTCTCCCGGTGCCGTCGTGGGGGTCTCCCGGGAGCGTCGCGAACGCGACGAGGTGACCTGGGCGCGAGCCTGA
- a CDS encoding cytochrome c oxidase subunit 3: MTSAAPTSATAITQRVHSLNRPNMVSVGTIVWLSSELMFFAGLFAMYFVARAGAGENGWPPVDTNVSLWAALPPTIVLIASSVTCQLGVFAAEKGDVFKFRIWYFISFLMGAAFIAGQLNEYKTLIGEGLTLSSSVYGSVFYMATGFHGLHVMGGLVAFIFILARSRASKFTPAQATSAIVVSYYWHFVDVVWIGLFAVIYIIR, encoded by the coding sequence GTGACTAGCGCCGCACCGACCTCAGCTACAGCCATCACCCAGCGCGTGCACTCACTCAACCGGCCCAACATGGTCAGCGTCGGGACCATCGTCTGGCTGTCGAGCGAGCTCATGTTCTTCGCCGGGCTCTTCGCCATGTACTTCGTGGCGCGAGCCGGTGCTGGGGAGAACGGATGGCCCCCCGTCGACACGAACGTCAGCCTGTGGGCGGCCCTCCCGCCGACCATCGTGCTGATCGCATCGTCGGTCACCTGCCAGCTGGGCGTCTTCGCCGCGGAGAAGGGCGACGTCTTCAAGTTCCGCATCTGGTACTTCATCTCGTTCCTCATGGGCGCCGCGTTCATCGCGGGTCAGCTCAACGAGTACAAGACCCTGATCGGTGAGGGCCTCACGCTCAGCTCGTCGGTGTACGGCTCGGTCTTCTACATGGCCACCGGCTTCCACGGCCTGCACGTGATGGGCGGCCTCGTGGCGTTCATCTTCATCCTGGCCCGCAGCCGCGCCTCCAAGTTCACGCCCGCCCAGGCGACCTCGGCGATCGTCGTCAGCTACTACTGGCACTTCGTCGACGTGGTGTGGATCGGCCTCTTCGCCGTCATTTACATCATTCGCTAA
- a CDS encoding ubiquinol-cytochrome c reductase iron-sulfur subunit → MTAKPLNNVPSDDELDNLSHDELVKLGTNLDGVELVYREPRWPVPGTRAEKRAERTVAMWFALAGVFGAALLGVFLFWPWKYQGIDDDHYWWYTLYTPMLGITFGLSLLCVFAGTVQFTKKFIPEEIAVQQRHDAGGSSKVDRTTTAALFKDALETSTLPRRKMIMASAGFGVGVLGLGAAAGFLGGLIKNPWAKREASPLWHTGWSPYWNSLENDFSNDLNHEPVFLRNDVGDPYKVKLVRAEDLDAGGMMTVFPWRVSDGFGETEESRLKLLHGLKGIRNPVMLIRLRPEDAVRAVKRKGQESFNYGDYWAYTKVCSHFGCPTSLYEQQTNRILCPCHQSQFNALEYGKPVFGPAARALAQLPISVNEQGYMVANGDFIEQVGPAFWEATH, encoded by the coding sequence TTGACCGCCAAGCCGTTGAACAACGTCCCGTCGGACGACGAACTGGACAACCTGTCCCACGATGAGCTGGTGAAGCTCGGTACCAACCTCGACGGTGTCGAGCTGGTCTACCGCGAGCCGCGGTGGCCCGTCCCCGGCACCCGCGCCGAGAAGCGCGCCGAGCGCACCGTCGCCATGTGGTTCGCGCTGGCCGGCGTCTTCGGCGCCGCGCTCCTGGGCGTGTTCCTGTTCTGGCCGTGGAAGTACCAGGGCATCGACGACGACCACTACTGGTGGTACACGCTCTACACCCCGATGCTCGGCATCACCTTCGGCCTGTCGCTGCTCTGCGTCTTCGCGGGCACCGTGCAGTTCACGAAGAAGTTCATCCCCGAGGAGATCGCGGTCCAGCAGCGCCACGACGCGGGCGGCTCGTCCAAGGTGGATCGCACCACCACGGCCGCGCTGTTCAAGGACGCGCTGGAGACCTCGACCCTGCCCCGCCGCAAGATGATCATGGCCTCGGCCGGGTTCGGCGTCGGCGTGCTCGGCCTCGGCGCCGCTGCCGGCTTCCTCGGCGGCCTGATCAAGAACCCGTGGGCCAAGCGCGAGGCCTCGCCGCTGTGGCACACCGGCTGGTCGCCGTACTGGAACTCGCTGGAGAACGACTTCTCCAACGACCTCAACCACGAGCCCGTCTTCCTGCGCAACGACGTGGGCGACCCGTACAAGGTCAAGCTGGTGCGCGCCGAGGACCTCGACGCCGGCGGCATGATGACGGTCTTCCCGTGGCGCGTCTCGGACGGCTTCGGCGAGACCGAGGAGTCGCGCCTGAAGCTGCTCCACGGCCTCAAGGGCATCCGTAACCCCGTCATGCTGATCCGCCTGCGTCCCGAGGACGCCGTCCGCGCCGTCAAGCGGAAGGGCCAGGAGAGCTTCAACTACGGCGACTACTGGGCCTACACCAAGGTCTGCAGCCACTTCGGCTGCCCCACGTCGCTGTACGAGCAGCAGACCAACCGCATCCTCTGCCCCTGCCACCAGTCGCAGTTCAACGCGCTCGAGTACGGCAAGCCGGTCTTCGGCCCCGCCGCCCGTGCGCTCGCGCAGCTGCCGATCTCGGTCAACGAGCAGGGCTACATGGTCGCCAACGGCGACTTCATCGAACAGGTCGGACCGGCCTTCTGGGAGGCGACGCACTGA
- a CDS encoding cytochrome b codes for MTTLGDRVGHQANEMDQRYHLAPGIRRQINKVFPTHWSFMLGEIALYSFVILLLSGVYLTLFFDPSLAEVHYEGAYEPLHGVAMSRAYATTLDISFEVRGGLFVRQIHHWAALMFAASIIIHMARIFFTGAFRRPREANWVIGCALLLLAMFEGFFGYSIPDDLLSGTGVRAAMSGIVVGLPVVGTWVHWALFGGDFPGELLIPRLYVLHILLFPGIILALIAGHLALVWYQKHTQFAGPGRTEENVVGVRILPVFAVKTGAYFAATFGIIALMAGIFTINPVWTIGPYDPAKVSAGVQPDVYMMWTDGLARLWPAWELYIWGHTVPGAAFVAIIIGVIVGLMFSYPWIEKKLTGDDAHHNILQRPRDVPVRTAIGAMALAFYIVLTLSCVNDVIALKFHISLNAMTWIGRIGLVVLPPVAYWLTYRFCIGLQRADRAVLEHGIETGVIVRRPNGEFIELHQPLGPVDEHGHAVPLPYEGAVVPTKANQLGAAGQPGTGSFLRADPADEQRENAERDHANEVKALEALKKVQDNGGKLDVD; via the coding sequence ATGACCACACTCGGCGATCGCGTCGGGCACCAGGCCAACGAGATGGATCAGCGTTACCATCTCGCCCCCGGTATCCGCCGCCAGATCAACAAGGTCTTCCCCACGCACTGGTCCTTCATGCTGGGTGAGATCGCGCTCTACAGCTTCGTCATCCTGCTGCTGTCGGGTGTGTACCTCACGCTGTTCTTCGACCCGTCGCTGGCGGAGGTCCACTACGAGGGCGCCTACGAGCCCCTCCACGGTGTCGCCATGTCGCGCGCCTACGCCACCACCCTGGACATCTCGTTCGAGGTGCGCGGCGGCCTGTTCGTGCGCCAGATCCACCACTGGGCCGCGCTGATGTTCGCCGCGTCGATCATCATCCACATGGCCCGCATCTTCTTCACCGGCGCGTTCCGCCGCCCGCGTGAGGCGAACTGGGTCATCGGTTGCGCACTGCTGCTGCTGGCGATGTTCGAGGGCTTCTTCGGCTACTCGATCCCGGACGACCTGCTCTCGGGCACCGGTGTCCGCGCCGCCATGTCGGGCATCGTCGTCGGCCTCCCCGTCGTGGGTACCTGGGTCCACTGGGCGCTGTTCGGCGGCGACTTCCCCGGCGAGCTCCTGATCCCGCGCCTGTACGTGCTGCACATCCTGCTGTTCCCGGGCATCATCCTGGCGCTCATCGCGGGCCACCTCGCGCTCGTCTGGTACCAGAAGCACACCCAGTTCGCGGGCCCCGGCCGCACCGAGGAGAACGTGGTGGGTGTCCGCATCCTCCCCGTCTTCGCGGTCAAGACCGGCGCGTACTTCGCTGCCACCTTCGGCATCATCGCCCTGATGGCGGGCATCTTCACGATCAACCCGGTGTGGACGATCGGCCCCTACGATCCGGCGAAGGTCTCCGCGGGCGTCCAGCCCGACGTCTACATGATGTGGACGGACGGCCTGGCCCGTCTGTGGCCGGCGTGGGAGCTCTACATCTGGGGCCACACCGTTCCGGGCGCCGCGTTCGTGGCGATCATCATCGGCGTGATCGTCGGCCTGATGTTCAGCTACCCGTGGATCGAGAAGAAGCTCACCGGCGACGATGCGCACCACAACATCCTGCAGCGTCCCCGCGACGTGCCGGTGCGGACCGCGATCGGCGCCATGGCGCTGGCGTTCTACATCGTGCTCACGCTCTCCTGTGTGAACGACGTCATCGCGCTGAAGTTCCACATCTCGCTGAACGCGATGACCTGGATCGGCCGTATCGGCCTGGTCGTGCTGCCGCCGGTCGCCTACTGGCTGACCTACCGGTTCTGCATCGGCCTGCAGCGCGCCGACCGCGCGGTGCTCGAGCACGGCATCGAGACGGGCGTCATCGTCCGCCGCCCGAACGGTGAGTTCATCGAGCTCCACCAGCCGCTCGGACCGGTCGACGAGCACGGCCACGCCGTGCCGCTCCCCTACGAGGGCGCGGTCGTCCCGACCAAGGCCAACCAGCTCGGTGCCGCCGGCCAGCCCGGCACCGGCTCGTTCCTGCGGGCCGACCCGGCCGACGAGCAGCGCGAGAACGCCGAGCGGGATCACGCCAACGAGGTCAAGGCGCTCGAGGCGCTCAAGAAGGTCCAGGACAACGGCGGCAAGCTCGACGTCGACTAG
- a CDS encoding aminoacyl-tRNA deacylase produces MSESGLDRMRADAAARGLTVTVRERPAARSLEEAAALMDLPPSQLVKSLVVRRGEGDYLFALVPGDRSIAWPKLRAVVGVNRLAMPPADEALEATGYERGTITPIGARGDWPVYVDERIGGVEVALGAGAHGHSALVDADALIAAYGAIVADISE; encoded by the coding sequence GTGAGCGAGTCGGGGCTGGACCGGATGCGCGCCGACGCCGCCGCGCGGGGCCTGACGGTGACCGTCCGCGAGCGCCCGGCGGCGCGGAGCCTGGAGGAGGCGGCCGCGCTGATGGACCTGCCGCCGTCCCAGTTGGTGAAGTCGCTGGTCGTGCGGCGCGGTGAGGGCGACTACCTGTTCGCGCTGGTTCCCGGTGACCGGTCGATCGCCTGGCCGAAGCTGCGTGCGGTCGTGGGCGTGAACCGGCTCGCGATGCCGCCCGCCGACGAGGCCCTGGAAGCCACCGGGTACGAGCGCGGCACGATCACGCCGATCGGCGCCCGCGGGGACTGGCCGGTCTACGTCGACGAGCGGATCGGCGGAGTCGAGGTGGCGCTCGGTGCGGGCGCGCACGGCCACAGTGCGCTGGTCGACGCGGATGCGCTCATCGCCGCGTACGGCGCGATCGTCGCCGACATCTCCGAGTAG
- a CDS encoding c-type cytochrome translates to MSSANFEPAGEGGEPDGAGRAPVASAQKARKQRKLRRKFASAALLVGGLLAAGGVATIASPTPQVAIADDFDAAQVETGKRLYETSCISCHGASLEGVKDRGPSLVGVGDSAVYFQVHSGRMPATINSSQIVRKPAKFDAKQIDAMGAYIQSIGGGPSIVWEYNPDGSIKRDENGNRVIAQESLRGKNLGAGAELFRLNCASCHNFTGRGGALSGGKFAPPLDPANEQEIYAAMLTGPQNMPKFSDRALSPEEKKNIIGFIKNVGETQSPGGHGLGGFGTASEGMVMWVTGMIAVVGAAMWVGSRN, encoded by the coding sequence ATGAGTTCAGCCAACTTTGAGCCCGCCGGCGAGGGAGGCGAGCCCGACGGTGCCGGGCGCGCCCCCGTCGCCTCGGCACAGAAGGCCCGGAAGCAGCGCAAGCTCCGCCGCAAGTTCGCGAGCGCCGCACTGCTCGTCGGTGGTCTCCTCGCCGCCGGCGGTGTCGCCACGATCGCCAGCCCCACCCCGCAGGTCGCGATCGCCGATGACTTCGACGCCGCGCAGGTGGAGACCGGCAAGCGCCTGTACGAGACCTCGTGCATCAGCTGCCACGGCGCCAGCCTCGAGGGCGTGAAGGACCGCGGTCCGAGCCTCGTCGGCGTCGGCGATTCGGCCGTGTACTTCCAGGTGCACTCGGGCCGCATGCCCGCGACGATCAACTCGTCGCAGATCGTGCGCAAGCCCGCCAAGTTCGACGCCAAGCAGATCGACGCCATGGGTGCCTACATCCAGTCGATCGGCGGCGGACCGTCGATCGTGTGGGAGTACAACCCCGACGGCTCGATCAAGCGCGACGAGAACGGCAACCGCGTCATCGCGCAGGAGTCGCTGCGCGGCAAGAACCTCGGCGCCGGCGCCGAGCTCTTCCGCCTCAACTGCGCCTCGTGCCACAACTTCACCGGTCGGGGCGGCGCCCTGTCCGGTGGCAAGTTCGCGCCGCCGCTGGATCCCGCCAACGAGCAGGAGATCTACGCCGCGATGCTGACCGGCCCGCAGAACATGCCCAAGTTCTCGGACCGTGCACTGTCGCCTGAAGAGAAGAAGAACATCATCGGCTTCATCAAGAACGTCGGCGAGACCCAGTCCCCCGGCGGCCACGGCCTCGGCGGTTTCGGTACCGCGTCCGAGGGCATGGTGATGTGGGTGACCGGGATGATCGCCGTCGTCGGCGCCGCGATGTGGGTTGGGAGCAGGAATTGA
- a CDS encoding C40 family peptidase: MTIGTLAAPAAAFAAPAPAAPAPVAPKAKPAPAPAAKPAAKAKPAAKPAAKPAQTVATHNTSARPGVVSGVAVAPKPGVTTVAGARPGGAKAKVVQAALSRTGLPYSYGSAGPNSFDCSGLVYWSMKQAGITVPRDSYGQLGGGRSIPISDLQAGDIVIYNGGSHAALYIGNGKVVHSVNYGIPVKVSPLNEMSVYSARRY; encoded by the coding sequence GTGACCATCGGTACCCTCGCGGCTCCGGCCGCCGCGTTCGCAGCGCCCGCCCCCGCGGCGCCGGCCCCCGTCGCACCGAAGGCGAAGCCCGCCCCCGCGCCGGCCGCGAAGCCCGCGGCGAAGGCGAAGCCCGCGGCGAAGCCGGCCGCCAAGCCCGCGCAGACCGTCGCGACGCACAACACCTCCGCGCGCCCCGGCGTCGTCAGTGGTGTGGCCGTCGCCCCCAAGCCCGGCGTCACCACGGTTGCGGGTGCGCGCCCCGGCGGTGCGAAGGCGAAGGTCGTGCAGGCCGCGCTGTCGCGCACCGGCCTGCCCTACTCGTACGGCTCCGCCGGCCCCAATTCGTTCGACTGCTCGGGCCTGGTCTACTGGTCCATGAAGCAGGCCGGCATCACCGTTCCCCGCGACAGCTACGGCCAGCTCGGCGGCGGTCGCTCGATTCCGATCTCCGACCTGCAGGCCGGCGACATCGTGATCTACAACGGCGGCAGCCACGCCGCGCTGTACATCGGTAACGGCAAGGTCGTCCACTCGGTGAACTACGGCATCCCGGTCAAGGTGAGCCCGCTCAACGAGATGTCGGTCTACTCCGCCCGTCGTTACTGA
- the trpD gene encoding anthranilate phosphoribosyltransferase encodes MDWPTVLTELTSQRDLSAEQARWAMSEIMSDGATPSQISAFGVAMKMKGPSPVEVRALADVMLSLTTAVPFADRAVDIVGTGGDRSHSVNISTMSSIVVAAAGVPVLKHGNRAASSKSGGADCLEALGVAIGLDADGVARTTTELGIGFCLASVFHSGLRFAGATRKEIGIPTVFNVLGPLTNPGRPSAGLIGCAFADLAPVVAQAFADRGGEDHVIVVRGDDGLDELTTTSTSTVWRVQEGGVGVESVDPRELGLPRVAIEDLRGGDATANAAIARAFLGGETGPVRDAVLLNSAGAVAAYEGLTAGETVQDALAAHLPRVAEAVDSGAAAALLDRWVALSQEIAGS; translated from the coding sequence ATGGATTGGCCGACGGTTCTCACCGAGCTCACCTCACAGCGCGATCTGAGCGCGGAGCAGGCGCGGTGGGCGATGTCCGAGATCATGAGCGACGGGGCGACCCCGTCGCAGATCTCCGCGTTCGGCGTGGCCATGAAGATGAAGGGGCCGTCGCCCGTCGAGGTGCGCGCCCTGGCCGACGTGATGCTCTCGCTCACCACGGCCGTTCCCTTCGCGGATCGCGCCGTCGACATCGTCGGTACCGGCGGCGACCGGTCGCACTCGGTGAACATCTCCACGATGAGTTCGATCGTGGTGGCCGCGGCGGGCGTGCCCGTGCTCAAGCACGGCAACCGGGCGGCGTCGTCGAAGTCGGGCGGCGCGGACTGCCTGGAGGCGCTCGGCGTGGCGATCGGACTCGACGCCGACGGGGTCGCGCGCACGACCACCGAGCTCGGCATCGGCTTCTGCCTCGCCTCCGTCTTCCACTCGGGCCTGCGGTTCGCCGGAGCCACGCGCAAGGAGATCGGCATCCCGACCGTGTTCAACGTGCTCGGCCCGCTGACCAACCCCGGTCGGCCCTCGGCCGGCCTCATCGGTTGCGCGTTCGCCGACCTCGCGCCCGTCGTGGCGCAGGCCTTCGCCGACCGCGGCGGCGAGGACCACGTCATCGTCGTCCGCGGCGACGACGGCCTCGACGAGCTGACCACGACCTCGACCTCGACGGTCTGGCGGGTGCAGGAGGGAGGGGTGGGCGTCGAATCCGTCGATCCCCGCGAGCTCGGCCTGCCGCGCGTGGCGATCGAGGATCTGCGGGGCGGCGACGCGACGGCCAACGCCGCCATCGCGCGGGCCTTCCTCGGCGGCGAGACCGGCCCGGTGCGCGACGCCGTGCTCCTCAACTCGGCCGGCGCGGTCGCCGCCTACGAGGGCCTGACGGCGGGGGAGACCGTGCAGGACGCGCTCGCCGCGCACCTGCCCAGGGTTGCCGAGGCCGTGGATTCGGGCGCCGCGGCCGCGCTGCTCGACCGCTGGGTCGCGCTGTCGCAGGAGATCGCGGGCTCGTGA
- a CDS encoding HpcH/HpaI aldolase/citrate lyase family protein, with the protein MSKRTVSPQIARSWLLVPASHPESFAVAQDSEADAVIIDLEDAVAAKDKDQARADTVEWLSTGHRAWVRINDAASEYWSADCAALKQCEGLEGVMLAKSEGSSHLDDTADRLPDGTRILALVETARGMQNVERIASAPSTFRIAFGTGDFKRDTAVGEDPIALAYARSQLVIASRAARLPAPIDGPTLNIAHLPTGTSLAKEMGMSGKLCLTPEHAAVINAGLSPSESEVAWAHGFIDAFEKSGGKITDGSDLPRLARAQKIVQQAVDFGIDVEAAEVSHSGY; encoded by the coding sequence GTGAGTAAGCGCACCGTCTCCCCACAGATCGCCCGTTCCTGGCTGCTCGTGCCGGCCTCCCATCCCGAGTCGTTCGCCGTCGCGCAGGACAGCGAGGCCGACGCCGTGATCATCGACCTCGAGGACGCCGTCGCCGCGAAGGACAAGGATCAGGCGCGGGCGGACACCGTCGAATGGCTGTCGACCGGGCACCGCGCGTGGGTACGCATCAACGACGCGGCGAGCGAGTACTGGAGCGCCGACTGCGCCGCGCTCAAGCAGTGCGAGGGCCTCGAGGGCGTGATGCTGGCGAAGTCCGAGGGGTCGAGCCACCTCGACGACACCGCCGACCGGTTGCCCGACGGTACGCGCATCCTCGCGCTCGTCGAGACGGCTCGCGGGATGCAGAACGTCGAGCGGATCGCCTCCGCGCCGTCCACCTTCCGGATCGCCTTCGGCACCGGTGATTTCAAGCGCGACACCGCCGTCGGCGAGGACCCCATCGCCCTCGCCTACGCGCGCTCGCAGCTGGTCATCGCCTCGCGGGCCGCGCGCCTGCCCGCGCCGATCGACGGACCGACGCTGAACATCGCGCACCTGCCCACCGGGACGTCATTGGCGAAGGAGATGGGCATGTCCGGCAAGTTGTGCCTCACGCCGGAGCACGCCGCCGTGATCAACGCGGGCCTGAGCCCGAGCGAGTCCGAGGTGGCGTGGGCGCACGGGTTCATCGACGCCTTCGAGAAGTCGGGCGGCAAGATCACCGACGGCTCCGACCTGCCGCGCCTCGCCCGTGCGCAGAAGATCGTGCAGCAGGCCGTCGACTTCGGCATCGACGTCGAGGCCGCGGAGGTCAGCCACAGCGGCTACTGA